In Dryocola sp. LX212, the genomic stretch TCGCGCCATATCAGCAATCACCATGATCAGATCCGCAGGCGCGTTTTCGGCGCACTCAAAAATTCGCGTCACCCACGCGTCAGCGAGATTGCGCTCTTTTTGCGCTCCGGCCACCTCAATGCTGACCCGACGTAAATTTTCAATCAGCGCCAGGCGCAGCATGCCCGGCAGCGCCCAGAGCTCGCCGAGCGTTAGCGGTGTTACCTGTTGATAGGCTGCGATATAGCTCGCCAGGCTCGCTGCGTCCCAGCGTCCGTCGGCATGGGCTATAGCTTCGGAAGCTATCGCATAAATGCGCGGACAGTTGTGTGGAGCCGTTAACGGCGGCAATCCTTTACCAAAATTTTTGGGAAGGTGATGGCGGACCACGCGGATCTGCTCTTCGATGAGGTAATAGTTATCCAGCAGCCATTCGCCCGCAGGGGTGATGCCGGCCTTTTCGCCCGCGTTGAGCAGATAGCAGTTACGGGTAATGATGGCTTCGTTATCTTCTAGACGCTTCAGTAAATAGTAAGGCAGCCGGGTGGCCGATAATTTATGCGAGCGAGCCAGCTTCTGGCCGTAGCGCTCCATCTGGGCGGCAGAAAACAGTTCGGCTTTCATGGGGCTATCGCTGGCAGGCCCGGCGACCAGCCAGTCGGGAATATCAGGATGGAGATCCAGTGGCTTAACGCGTGTAAACCACCGTGCAGGAATTAATTTCATGAATTTGCTCAACAGGCGAGGTGAACGCACAGAAGCAGTTGTTCAATCAGATCAGAAACGTTCTCTCAGGATGGGGTGTCAGGCATCAGGGATTTAACAGCTGCAAGAGTCTTCTTAACAGTATAGGTTAAAAATTATGCGATGTTCTTGTGCGGAATTTCAGCCGCTTAGCGGTTCAGGGAACGAAATTCATCCTATCACGCACTGGATAGATAACGCACAGTTATCGCGCACGGCACGGGAATGCCTGAATGGCCTCCCTCATGCCATGACCGGCGAGGTTTTATTGCGGCCATCACGATGCCTGCCTGCGACTGGTGTTAGCAGGACGAATTTAACTACCTGCTTCAGAACCACTCTTTTTTTCCACGGGGCGGTAAATCAGGTGTCCAACAACGCCACGGCTGGCGCCATCATTAGGATGCTGAACGCCGTCCGTCACATCAACGCTTTCAAAATCAAAGGGAGAGACGCCCTCCAGGCAGGCAACGTTCACGCCATACTGTTCAGGATTAGATCTGCGCTGATGGAAGGTATAAATCCCGCACGCCGAGCAAAAATAATGCACCGCCTGCCGGGTGTTAAACCGATACTCGGTAAGAAATTCTTTCCCTGCCAGCACCTCAATGCCGGAAAGAGGCGCGGACACGACCACCGCCCCCCTCATGCGGCAGAAAGAGCAGTTACAGCGGCGAACCGTGTCAAAGCCCCCCTCGGCCAGCTCAACGGTAAATCTGACGTTGCCGCAGTGGCAGCTCGCTGATAATTTTTGGCTCATATTTTTCTCCAGACAATCAATGGCCTGCCGATGACCGCTCGTACTTGCGTCCCGGTCCATCAGCCAGTGCGCTTTACTTTATCTTCATCCTATTTAAAATAGCCCATTCCTCCCTACTTTAAAGGTATTCGTCCAATGCGCTATTGATGCTGCCGTCCGTCCGACGGCCAAACGATTGTCCCGATCTTTTGCGGGCAGTTCTGGCATCTATGGAGTAATTATGACGAATAGCTATATCGCGCTGGAAAGCGTTGCCTTTACCTTATCTGACGGCACCCCGCTGTTCTCACAGCTGAACGAAACCTTTGACGCATGTCCCACGGGCCTGGTTGGCCGTAACGGAGTGGGTAAAAGCGTACTCTCAAAAATTCTGGCGGGCACGCTAATGCCCTCTTCAGGAAGCCGCACAGCATCAGGAACCACGCATTATCTGGGACAGCACATTGCACATCAGCCTGAGGCCACCGTCGCCGGGCTTGCTGGCGTTCAGGCTGTTATCGACGCGCTGGGCCGTATCGAAAATGGCAGCGTATCCGGGCGGGATTTCGAGATAGTCGGCGACCGGTGGGATATCCGCCAGCGGCTAAAGCTTGAGCTGGAAATAAATGGGCTGGGAAATCTGCAGGCCTCGACCCCAGCGCATCAGCTAAGCGGCGGCGAGGCCATGCGCGTATCGCTTATCGGCGCCTGGCTGGCGGAGGCTGATTTTTTGGTCCTCGACGAACCCAGCAACCATCTGGATCGTCACTGCCGGCAGGCGCTGATTGCTCAGCTTGCACGCTGGCCTGGCGGGCTGATCGCGGTAAGCCACGATCGGGAACTGCTCGAATCAATGAGCCGCATCGTTGAGCTTTCTCCCCAGGGGCTTAGCGTCTATGGCGGGAATTACTCGTTTTATGCGCAGGTGAAAGCGGCGGAAAGCCAGAATGCGCTGCATCTGCTTGAGCAACGGAAAAACGAACGGCAGCGTGAAAAGAAAAAGCTGAGCAATCAGAAAGAGCGGCTTGCAAGGCGTCAGTCCCGTGGCAATCGCCAGGGCAAAGTGGCCAACCAGGCCAAAATCCTGCTCGGCGGACAGAGGCAGCGGAGCGAAGCCTCCGCAGGAAAGCTCAACCAGCAGCATCTTGCTGTCCACGCCGCGCTCGACCAGCGGGTGCGCGACGCGGCCAAAAACGTTGAAGAAAGTGCAGCTATAGTCGTGCACTCCCCGGAGGTTACCCTCCCTTCGGGGCGTCAGATCGTCGAGCTGGTTGACGTGCAGCTCCCCTTTGTTGCGAAATTTACCCCGCCCTTGAATCTGATGCTGACCGCGCGCCAGCGCGTCGGCGTCGTAGGTGATAACGGCAGCGGGAAATCTACGCTGCTGAAAGTGTTGGCCGGACACCTCGTGCCATCCGGCGGGCGGTGCCGGGTCATTACCGATGCCTGCTGGCTCGATCAGCATCTTGCAAGCCTGGATCCCCGGCGGACGATACTGGAGCAGATACTTGAAGCTAACCGCACCGCAGGTGAAGGTGATCTGCGCACGCGGCTGGCTCAGCTTGGCCTGGACGCGCATAAAATTCAGATCCCCAGCGGGTTGTTAAGCGGGGGAGAACGCCTTAAAGCCGCCCTCGCCTGCGTGCTGTATGCCAGCCCTGCCCCCGAGCTGCTGCTGCTCGACGAACCCAGCAATCACCTGGACCTGCCATCCGTCCAGGCGCTGGAAACTATGCTCCACACGTATCAGGGCGCGCTGATAGTCGTCTCCCACGATGAGGTTTTTCTCGACAGCCTGAATCTGACAGACCGTCTGTCGCTGTTTCCCGGCGGCTGGCGTCTTGAATGCTGGTAGCCAGGCCGCTGATTACCATGCTTCCGGCTCACGGAGCATATGGACAATATTACAGGGGCTCATTACCCACCCCCCTTTGAAGCCATCGGGCAGCGGTTCGACCGCGTCACAACGGACAACGCCATTGGCTTCCATCTGCTTCGCGGCCTGTCGGAAATTGGGGGTAAACAGCTCGAGCCAGACCTCAGCCTGGCTCATTGCCGGGGCTTCATCTATCCACAAGCGATTGGGGCCAAGCAGGAAACCGGTCGCCGGTGGCTTATCCAGGATCTCCGGAAGGCCGAGCACGGTGCGGTAAAAGTCGAGAGTCTGCTGGTACTGATGGGTGGGAACTTTGATGGCGATGTCGATACCGCCCTTAATTTCTGCTGTCATAAAGATGTCCTCATTCCGCCGTGGTAATGACCGCCAGACTTTTTAGGTGCGCAACGTAAATTCTGGCTCCAGTACAGTATGAAACCTTACTCAGAATTTACGTAAAACGGGTACCTCTTTGCCCGGCCGGCCACGCCAGGCCAATGAAGAATCCTGCGATGGTGGCGGTCAGCAGCTTTGAAAGCGTTGACGCCAGCAGGGCCCGGAAGCCTGCTGGCTGGGCGATCTCCTACAACACGCTTGCCGCGGACGAAAAAAAGCCCCGACGGACGCCAGGGCTTCGTACATAGCGGGGGGGTTAGTCAAATACGCCATTAATAATGGTGGTTACGATAGCCGTACTGAGCGCAACCAGCACCAAATCGTCCCCGATCGCCTGCCATTCGTAGCCGGGATAATACGGCAGCTGGTCAAGCATCGAGCGGGGTACGGCCTTTTTGGCTATTCCCGGAGGAAGAGGTTTACCTCTTGCAAGGTTTTTGGCGATGCCGGGAGGCAGAGATTTATAGCCGGTCAGGCCATAGTTAACCGCCAGGCTACGTGCATCTTTAAAGCTGATGTCCGAATCCACGTGATCCGGCTTGCCATAGTTCTTACGGCTGCCGTGATCCTGGTCAGACTTTCCGTTGCCCTGCCCGCCTTTGTTGCTATGAGCGTTACCGTGCCCTTGATTACCGCTATTGCCATTACCGTTCCCGTTGCCATTTCCGTTACCCGGATTAGCAAAAACGGGAGCAGTAAACAGCGCCAGTGAAACAACTACGGTGACAGCTGAAAGTAATCCTCGACGCTTAAACATAAATCACCCCGTAATATATGACCGTTCTATTCAGAATATGTGTGCACTGCCCCTCCAGCAACCTTATTAATCTTATTTTTGTAATGCTCCCGGTTACCTATCGCATCTTTAAGGTCTTCCGGGCAGTATTGGCAGCGGAATTGGCCCGTGAATGCCTGCGGGGTTTGCTATCAAGTAAACGGCGAAGCATTTTCCCTCATCGTTCCTATACTGAGATGACTTAGCAGGAAGCCCGGCGAAATAATAAAACAGGTAAACTGAACCGGCGCTCCACAATGAGTTCAACTCCTTTAAGGAATGCATTGATGAAATCCAGCCCCAACTTTTGGATTAAAGCCTGCTGCATAGGCATTGTGATTATCGCATCGACGAACGTCAAAGCAGCCGAACGAGCGCCACAGGTGAAATATGAGGCAGGAACGCTACCGGAAAAATGGCGTACCGGCGGCCCGGAATGCACCACTTTCCGCGACGATTTTCAGGTGCACCAGTACAACGAAAATTTTTATATTCTGCGGGAATCAGGCTGTGTGCATACCGAGAAACCTTTCCTTTATCTTTTGTTCGGAAAAGACCGGGCGATTCTCTTTGATACCGGCGCGGGGAAAGACACCGACCCGACTACAGGCCGCGTGCCTGACGTTGTGGGAGCCGTCGACAGCGTCATAAATCTATGGCTGAAAAAAAACCATCGCCAGTCTGTTCCCTTAGTCGTCACGCACCTGCATTCGCACTTCGATCATATCTGGGGAGACGCGCAGTTTATCAAGCGTCCTGATACCACCTTCGTTAAGCCGGGCGATGTGGAGACGCTGAAGCAATTCTTTGGCATTCATAAGTGGCCGGAGGAGACAGGACGTTTCGATCTTGGTGGGCGAGTTCTGGATATTATTCCAACGCCCGGACATGACGCGACCAGCATCGCCGTCTATGACCGACAGACAGCCATACTGTTGACTGGCGATGTGCTGTATCCCGGAAGGCTGTATATCAATGAGCGAAATCCAGATCTTATGCAAGCAAGCGCACAGCGCCTGGTCGATTTCACCGCTACCCGTCCGGTTGCGCAGATACTTGGTACGCATGTTGAACGTCGCGCGCCCTACTATGATTACCCAAGGGGGACGCACTATGCCCCTGAAGAGTTCCCGCTTCAGATGGGCAGAGCCAGTTTACTGGAGCTGCTGGAAGCAACGAAGCTGCGTAGCGGGCAAGGCAGCCATAGCCATATCACCCAGAAGGCCTATCGCGATTTTACACTCTGCGGCGTTTACCCCATTTGTGAGCCGGTAAACGCGCCAGCCAGTACGGAGCAGATAAACGATCTTAGCGAGGCATTGCCCTGAACGAACGTTTTTTGCCCTATCTCGTTGATAATTAAATTACAGCGAGGAATTTGAGAGATAGAGATAGGGTAAACTTCCGGATGGCTGCAAGGCAAGGATGCCAAAAATATGACCGACTCACCAATTCTGGAACAATGATGAGACTCAAGCAAATTACTTTTTCGGCACTCTGTTCAGCGCTGCTGCTTTCAACTTCTGCCTATGCCGAAGTCGACCTTGGATCGATTGATTTATTCTCCAAAGACAGTGCGACAAGCCCTATTCCAAAGGGGCTGGTGGTCGGCGGCGCGGCGGTTACCGGTACGCACCGCTATCAGGCTGACGATACTGAAACTCATTTTATTCCCGGCGCGCTCTATTTTGGCGACCAGTTTATGTATCTTGGCGATCGCGCCCGCTATTACTTCGCGCTAAACGACTCATTTGCCGCCTACGGCTACGGCAGGTTCCGCTTTGGCAATTTGGATCCTGACGATCATGACCAGTTTAAAGGGATGCATAAACGCAGGGCGGAGTTTGAAGCGGGCGTCGGCGGCACGGTGATCACCCCCTATGCGCTGCTAAGCGCCCGAATCAGTTCGGACGTCACGGGCCAGAGCGATGGCCAGGAGCTGCTCCTGTGGGCTGACTTCCCTATTGTCCGCGATAAGCTGCTGATTATGCCTGGGGTGGGCATGATGATCCGCAGTTCCAATATGGCGAACTACTACTTTGGCGGCGTCTCGGCCAGTGAGGCCACGCCGCAGCGCAAAGAGTGGGACACCGGGACAACGTTCTCCCCGATGACGGCGATTATTACCAGCTACCGCTTTACCGACAGGTGGATGGGGCTGTTTGCCGCCAACTATGAATTTTACGATAAAAGCATCGCCGACAGCCCGCTCGTCCAGCACAGCGGCGAGCTGTATACCATTCTGGCCGTCGGCTATTCCTGGTAGGTTAGCGGAACGGGGAAGCCCTTTACTTCCCCGCTTTCCCACCGCCTAGTGCCTTATTGAGCAGGATATCGCTACTGACGATGCTGCTGTTGAGCGTCAGCTGTTTGATCCTTTCAGCAATCAGCAGGCTGCCCGCGGAAGTGGCTGCCTGCCTGCTGATAAGCCCCCTCTTATAACGCGCGGTGGCGTTGTTTGCCGTAAACGACGCCGCAGAGATTTTCTGTTCCTGAAGCTCCGCCTCCTCATGCAGGGACTCTATTTCGCTCCCCACGACGGCCACATCACGCACTGCCGTTAGCACCGCCTGGTTGTACTGGGAAATCATGATGTCGCGCTGGCGCCGGGATTTATCCAGATTAGCCTCCAGCTGGCCGCCGGAGAAAATAGGCAGATACAGGCCAGGCACGATGTTGATCTGCTGGCTCGAGTGGTTAAACAGGTCGTCAAGATGCAGCGCATCAAAGCCGAAGAACGCCTTGATATCAAATTTAGGGTAAAACGCCGCTTTGGCAGCATCGATCTGGCTCATAGATGATTTCACGTACCAGTGCGCCGCCTGCAGATCGGGGCGACGAGCCAGAAGCTGATAGTTAAGGGAGGCTGGCAGCCCGGTGGACGGTACGGGAAGCGTCACCGGCTTCAGTTCCGGAAGCTCACCACCGCCCACTATCAACCGTAACGACTCACGGTGTTTAATCCGCTGCTGTCTGGCAGAAGAGATCTGCTGTTCAACGCTCAACAGGTGCGCTTTAGCGGCTTCTGCCTCCGCGTGCGATTCCAGCCCGCGTGCCGCCCGCGCTTCGTGCCCCTGTAACGCATAGGATTCGATACGCTTCTGTTCTTCAAGCAGCGCAATCAGCTGGGTGGAGGTCTGCAGGGCATAATAGAGCTGTGCCGTATCGGCAGAAATTTCGAGGCTTACCGCAGAAGCTTCAAGCCTGCGGGCATTCTGTACCCCCATGCCCGCCTCAAGCCTGGAGCGATGCTCGCCCCAGATATCGATGTCCAGCGTGGCACCAAGGCCCACTATCCCTTCGGTATACCAGGGGCCAGTCAGCCCCAGCCCCGGGCGGTCGTTGGCAAAAGGCCCGAGGTAGCCGTTAGATGAAACATGTGCCTGATCGATGCTGGCCGTACCATAAATCTTCAGGTTGCTCCCGGACTCAATCATCTGCACATCCGAGCGGGCCTGCTGCACTTTGGCATGGGCCAGCGCCATGGTCGGCGAGTTTTTAATCGCCCGATCGATGAGCGCGTCCAGCTGAGGGTCTCGGTAGGTCTTCCACCACTGCTCCTGCGGCCAGCTGGCGTTAGTTAGCTGCAAATCAGCGGGCAGAACCACATCGCTGCTTTGGATCTGCTTCAGCGGCGTGTCGTCATTATTCATTAAGGCACAGGAAGTCAGCAGCACGCAAAGCAGCATGCTAAACGGTTTGAGATTATGACGCGTAATCGAATTTTTCATAAGTTGGTAAACTCACGTTCCTGGGCAAGCCTGCTTTTCTGGCTCGCCAGCAGCTCGGTAATTTCGTAGAAGAGGTGCTGCACTTTTTTAACCAGCACGGAGTGGGGTTGCGTGTTGATAAGAGAGTCAGGAATGGCGTGCTCGCGCTGCCAGTTGGCAAGCACTGAAGGTTCGCTCACCGCCTGAGCACTCAGCGCCAGAAGCTCTCCGGCCTGCTCCCGTAGCGGCGCGTAGATCTCATCCTGTCCCAGGCTGGATCCCACCGCTATGCTGTCCATGATGTACAGCACCTCGCGCACGTGTCCCAGCACGGCCTGCGTGGTGAAAATATCGTATTCAGACTGGTCATCACCAGGCGCCCCGCCCGGTTCCAGGGCAACCCGAGCGGCAGTGTTTTCGCAGTTCGCCAGCGCCTGCCAGAGCTGCAGGGAAACCAGCGATTGATCCGTTTGACGTCTGATGCGCACAGATGCGTCCTGCAATATGCGCGCAATGCTTTTCCACAGCTGCTCCCCTTCAACCTCCGGCCATAACAGCACGTGGGTCAGCGTTGCAATTCCCACACCCAGCAGGATACCGATGATTCTGTCGCGGATTTCAACCAGATCGAAGGTCGGCCCGAATGTCTCCAGCAGCGCCAGCGCAAAGGTGAACATAAGTTGGATCCCGGCATAGCTCATTTTCTCGCTTCCGGCATACACCCAGGCACCCAGCGCAACCACGGGAAGCGTCATCAGCAGCAGGCCAACGATGCTGTCGATGTGCGGCATCACCAGGATCACCATCAGCAGCGCAATCAGGCTGCCAATGACGGCCCCAACCGCACGCAGCAGCGCCCGCTGTGTGGTGGTACCGAGGCTGGACTGCGCCACGATCACGCAGCTGAGCATGATGGTATGGATGCCCTGCCAGTCCGTCGCCGCGTAGAGCAGATAACAGATGAAACTGGACAGCACCGTTTTTAAGGCAAATTTTATGAAGGTCGGGTTGAGCTGAAAGTTTTTTCCCGCTTGCACCGTCGGAGACGAGGGATCGGTCCTCTCCTCGTGATGTGAAAAAGCCACCAGGGCGTCCAGCATCTTCTTCAGCACTGGCGTCGTGGTTTCGGGGACCTGCCTGTCGGGCAGCAAGAAAGGGCAGTCTTCTGCAACTGAGGTATTAAGCGCCAGGCAGGCATCACGCAGCAGCTGAAGCTGTTCTTTGCAGACGCCATCATTCGCAGGCTCCAGGTGCTGTGCCGCCAGATACAGAGTTGAAATAGTATTCAGACGCGCAAGCTGAAAGGCTTTAGTGTCCCGATAGCGTCGGTTATGCATCACCGCAAAGGCGAGCAAATGCTGAACCGACAGGATCTTGCTCTGCAAAGTCTCCGCGCTCACGGGCTCGGGGGGTGAGGTGTTTTCAATCAGGCACTCGAGCCGCCGAATTGTCTCGTTATTCTGCTGCAGCACAACCTGCTTAAATTGCTGAACGGGGTCCTGGGGGATAAACAGCAGGTTGGTAATCAGCGTCAGCAGAATCGAGTAATTAATTGCCACCCAGAGCCAGAGCATCAGCCTGACCACGATTTCGGGGTTATCCGTGGCATCGGCAAACGTATGGCTGTAAATAATGACCACGCTGGTCAGGAAGAAGACTATCCCGGCTTTGCTGGCGCGCATCATATAAACGCTGCAGAAGAACAGCCCATAAGCCAGCAGGATCCTCAGCATTGGATAGCTATAGGTTAATTTCAATGTCAATATCGACAGGCCTACGGCAAGCGTGGTACCCGAGAAAAACAGTATCGCGGTCATCTTCGACAGCACAACGTTCTTTTGCGTGACGTAAAAGACGACAATCAGCGACAGGGCTAAAAAGGGGATCTGCAGGGTCATTGACAGCGTAATGACCAGCGCGCTGGTAATAAGGCAGCGCATCATCACGCTGCTCCGCCCCGGGTAATCCGCCAGCAGCTCTAGCAGCGCGCTTATTTTATCAGCCAGCGATTTGGTTGGATGGATGCTCATATCGCCCCGTTAGGACCTGGTTTTCAGGGTCGCGACGGCGGACGCCCCAACACGGAACAGGCTCTCGTCAGGATTGGTGATGCGAATTTTCACCGGAAAACGCTGGGAAACATGTACCCAATTTATGGTGCGTTTGACGTCAGGCAGGCCGGATGCCAGATTCCCGCCGTCCTCCGGGGTGATCCCGTAGCTGATGGAATCAACATGACCGTCGAACTTAACGCCGGTATTGCTCATTAAATAAACCTGCGCCACCGTACCCTCTTTAATATTTTTAAGCTCGGTTTCACGGAAATTGGCAATGACGTACCAGTGCGAGGTATCGATCAGGGTAAACACGGGTTTGCCTGCGCTTGCAAACTGGCCAACGGTGGTTTTCAGCGAAGCGACACGACCATCAAAAGGGGCGCG encodes the following:
- a CDS encoding GFA family protein, translated to MSQKLSASCHCGNVRFTVELAEGGFDTVRRCNCSFCRMRGAVVVSAPLSGIEVLAGKEFLTEYRFNTRQAVHYFCSACGIYTFHQRRSNPEQYGVNVACLEGVSPFDFESVDVTDGVQHPNDGASRGVVGHLIYRPVEKKSGSEAGS
- a CDS encoding ABC-F family ATP-binding cassette domain-containing protein, translated to MTNSYIALESVAFTLSDGTPLFSQLNETFDACPTGLVGRNGVGKSVLSKILAGTLMPSSGSRTASGTTHYLGQHIAHQPEATVAGLAGVQAVIDALGRIENGSVSGRDFEIVGDRWDIRQRLKLELEINGLGNLQASTPAHQLSGGEAMRVSLIGAWLAEADFLVLDEPSNHLDRHCRQALIAQLARWPGGLIAVSHDRELLESMSRIVELSPQGLSVYGGNYSFYAQVKAAESQNALHLLEQRKNERQREKKKLSNQKERLARRQSRGNRQGKVANQAKILLGGQRQRSEASAGKLNQQHLAVHAALDQRVRDAAKNVEESAAIVVHSPEVTLPSGRQIVELVDVQLPFVAKFTPPLNLMLTARQRVGVVGDNGSGKSTLLKVLAGHLVPSGGRCRVITDACWLDQHLASLDPRRTILEQILEANRTAGEGDLRTRLAQLGLDAHKIQIPSGLLSGGERLKAALACVLYASPAPELLLLDEPSNHLDLPSVQALETMLHTYQGALIVVSHDEVFLDSLNLTDRLSLFPGGWRLECW
- a CDS encoding VOC family protein, with amino-acid sequence MTAEIKGGIDIAIKVPTHQYQQTLDFYRTVLGLPEILDKPPATGFLLGPNRLWIDEAPAMSQAEVWLELFTPNFRQAAKQMEANGVVRCDAVEPLPDGFKGGWVMSPCNIVHMLREPEAW
- a CDS encoding anti-virulence regulator CigR family protein, with product MFKRRGLLSAVTVVVSLALFTAPVFANPGNGNGNGNGNGNSGNQGHGNAHSNKGGQGNGKSDQDHGSRKNYGKPDHVDSDISFKDARSLAVNYGLTGYKSLPPGIAKNLARGKPLPPGIAKKAVPRSMLDQLPYYPGYEWQAIGDDLVLVALSTAIVTTIINGVFD
- a CDS encoding MBL fold metallo-hydrolase; translated protein: MKSSPNFWIKACCIGIVIIASTNVKAAERAPQVKYEAGTLPEKWRTGGPECTTFRDDFQVHQYNENFYILRESGCVHTEKPFLYLLFGKDRAILFDTGAGKDTDPTTGRVPDVVGAVDSVINLWLKKNHRQSVPLVVTHLHSHFDHIWGDAQFIKRPDTTFVKPGDVETLKQFFGIHKWPEETGRFDLGGRVLDIIPTPGHDATSIAVYDRQTAILLTGDVLYPGRLYINERNPDLMQASAQRLVDFTATRPVAQILGTHVERRAPYYDYPRGTHYAPEEFPLQMGRASLLELLEATKLRSGQGSHSHITQKAYRDFTLCGVYPICEPVNAPASTEQINDLSEALP
- a CDS encoding MipA/OmpV family protein encodes the protein MMRLKQITFSALCSALLLSTSAYAEVDLGSIDLFSKDSATSPIPKGLVVGGAAVTGTHRYQADDTETHFIPGALYFGDQFMYLGDRARYYFALNDSFAAYGYGRFRFGNLDPDDHDQFKGMHKRRAEFEAGVGGTVITPYALLSARISSDVTGQSDGQELLLWADFPIVRDKLLIMPGVGMMIRSSNMANYYFGGVSASEATPQRKEWDTGTTFSPMTAIITSYRFTDRWMGLFAANYEFYDKSIADSPLVQHSGELYTILAVGYSW
- a CDS encoding efflux transporter outer membrane subunit, which gives rise to MKNSITRHNLKPFSMLLCVLLTSCALMNNDDTPLKQIQSSDVVLPADLQLTNASWPQEQWWKTYRDPQLDALIDRAIKNSPTMALAHAKVQQARSDVQMIESGSNLKIYGTASIDQAHVSSNGYLGPFANDRPGLGLTGPWYTEGIVGLGATLDIDIWGEHRSRLEAGMGVQNARRLEASAVSLEISADTAQLYYALQTSTQLIALLEEQKRIESYALQGHEARAARGLESHAEAEAAKAHLLSVEQQISSARQQRIKHRESLRLIVGGGELPELKPVTLPVPSTGLPASLNYQLLARRPDLQAAHWYVKSSMSQIDAAKAAFYPKFDIKAFFGFDALHLDDLFNHSSQQINIVPGLYLPIFSGGQLEANLDKSRRQRDIMISQYNQAVLTAVRDVAVVGSEIESLHEEAELQEQKISAASFTANNATARYKRGLISRQAATSAGSLLIAERIKQLTLNSSIVSSDILLNKALGGGKAGK
- a CDS encoding FUSC family protein gives rise to the protein MSIHPTKSLADKISALLELLADYPGRSSVMMRCLITSALVITLSMTLQIPFLALSLIVVFYVTQKNVVLSKMTAILFFSGTTLAVGLSILTLKLTYSYPMLRILLAYGLFFCSVYMMRASKAGIVFFLTSVVIIYSHTFADATDNPEIVVRLMLWLWVAINYSILLTLITNLLFIPQDPVQQFKQVVLQQNNETIRRLECLIENTSPPEPVSAETLQSKILSVQHLLAFAVMHNRRYRDTKAFQLARLNTISTLYLAAQHLEPANDGVCKEQLQLLRDACLALNTSVAEDCPFLLPDRQVPETTTPVLKKMLDALVAFSHHEERTDPSSPTVQAGKNFQLNPTFIKFALKTVLSSFICYLLYAATDWQGIHTIMLSCVIVAQSSLGTTTQRALLRAVGAVIGSLIALLMVILVMPHIDSIVGLLLMTLPVVALGAWVYAGSEKMSYAGIQLMFTFALALLETFGPTFDLVEIRDRIIGILLGVGIATLTHVLLWPEVEGEQLWKSIARILQDASVRIRRQTDQSLVSLQLWQALANCENTAARVALEPGGAPGDDQSEYDIFTTQAVLGHVREVLYIMDSIAVGSSLGQDEIYAPLREQAGELLALSAQAVSEPSVLANWQREHAIPDSLINTQPHSVLVKKVQHLFYEITELLASQKSRLAQEREFTNL